The Mauremys reevesii isolate NIE-2019 linkage group 1, ASM1616193v1, whole genome shotgun sequence genome has a segment encoding these proteins:
- the LOC120401452 gene encoding olfactory receptor 52R1-like, with protein sequence MSDSNTTDFTNPSAFILQGIPGLEAAHVWISIPFCTMYVIAILGNFTILFIVKSEQSLHVPMYYFLCMLSVSDLVLCMSTLPKMLSIFWFKSREIDFSACLTQMYFVHCVSVIESGIFVAMGFDRYVAICHPLRHSTILTNPVVAKIGLAIVLRGSIVILPFPLLTRQWPYCRTNVIPQSYCGHMAVVKLACADISVNSYYGLFVLFCVLGLDAIFISMTYVQILRVIFSLPTNDARFKAFGTCGSHLFVILAFYIPGLIFSLMYRFAQNVPLHFQVLFTNVYLFIPPMLNPIIYGVRTKQIRDRLLRLFTH encoded by the coding sequence atgtcagattccaacacaaccgacttcaccaacccctccgcCTTCATCCTgcagggcattcctggcctggaggcagcccatgtctggatctccatccccttctgcaccatgtacgtCATAGcgatcttggggaacttcaccatcctgttcattgtgaagtCGGAGCAGAGCCTCCATGttcccatgtactatttcctctgcatgctgtccGTCAGCGACCTGGTCCTGTGCATGTCCACCCTGCCCAAAATGTTGAGCATTTTCTGGTTCAAatccagggagatcgatttcagtgcctgcctcacccagatgtacttcgttCATTGCGTCTCAGTGATAGAGTCTGGCATCTTTGTGGCCATGGGttttgatcgctacgtggccatctgccatcccctgagacattccaccatcctgacaaatcCTGTGGTGGCCAAGATTGGCCTGGCCATTGTGCTGCGTGGCAGCATAGTCATACTACCCTTTCCCTTGCTGACGAgacagtggccatattgcagaaccaacgtCATCCCCCAGTCTTACTGTGGGCATATGGCCGTGGTGAAGTTGGCCTGCGCTGACATCAGCGTCAATAGTTACTATGGCCTTTTTGTGCTTTTCTGTGTGTTGGGTCTGGACGCAATTTTTATTTCCATGACCTATGTCCAGATCCTCAGGgtcatcttcagcctccccacaaacgATGCCCGGTTCAAGGCTTTTgggacctgcggctcccacctctTTGTCATTTTAGCCTTTTATATCCCAGGTCTCATCTTCTCTCTCATGTATAGATTTGCCCAgaatgtgcccctgcatttccaaGTTCTCTTTACCAACGTGTACCTCTTTATTccccccatgctaaaccccatcatctacggggtgaggaccaaacagatccgggacaggctgctccggctctttactcat